A single window of Salvia splendens isolate huo1 chromosome 6, SspV2, whole genome shotgun sequence DNA harbors:
- the LOC121808385 gene encoding probable inactive poly [ADP-ribose] polymerase SRO3 translates to MNSLNSTSAMTKKCMEVRSSSKGSGQRSSAATRSEPLIQNYSNFKRSSRPERLMFYEDGSWVDYSEEVAELLKLGFAEGRPMIEAQVLGHSCFFDLYRMLEIDLDSGNQRSIAWIDADGKCFFPKTFVNTRGNDRELELVDGDQNCARIEIDLKIVENSGNHEGVNLGKRGRTENVQKGKVEESFSGTDAKRLKKDESESQSSRWPKARNVVAGEKRYELVRNLFLSGLENVDPGAKVTSIHQCVRNGPLDKARSEVFAKQVEIKKQARGECNMVFAWYGASPQGVESILMHGFGIPGKLSRSAGHGIGIHLSPVRSPQNSAMLAEVDENGEKHVILCRVILGRCEKVEAGSLQSYPSSAEYDTGVDDLNSPRWYTVWHGNMNTHILPECVVSYRPVNRNGYVNNRVPKHGAPHPSTFIAKLLNKVRGSLALPQFGELQTSWELCKEGKLGKEHFMKKIRLLVGDDVLRSAIQEIRG, encoded by the exons ATGAATTCGTTGAATTCCACCTCGGCAATGACGAAGAAGTGCATGGAGGTAAGAAGCAGCTCGAAAGGCTCGGGCCAAAGATCTTCAGCTGCAACGCGAAGTGAGCCGTTGATCCAGAATTATTCGAATTTTAAGCGGAGCTCTCGCCCTGAGCGATTGATGTTCTACGAGGACGGATCGTGGGTAGATTATTCGGAGGAAGTGGCGGAGTTGTTGAAATTAGGGTTTGCCGAGGGGAGGCCGATGATTGAGGCTCAAGTCCTAGGGCACAGCTGTTTTTTTGACTTGTACCGAATGCTTGAGATTGATTTGGATTCCGGTAATCAGAGGTCCATTGCTTGGATTGACGCTGATGGCAAGTGTTTTTTCCCTAAAACATTTGTCAACACTCGTGGAAATGATCGTGAGCTGGAATTGGTCGACGGCGATCAGAATTGCGCTAGGATTGAGATTGATTTAAAAATTGTTGAGAATTCAGGGAATCACGAGGGTGTGAATTTGGGTAAGAGGGGGAGAACAGAGAATGTACAGAAGGGGAAAGTGGAGGAGAGTTTTAGTGGCACCGATGCCAAAAGGCTGAAAAAGGATGAGAGTGAGTCGCAGTCATCGCGGTGGCCGAAGGCGAGGAATGTGGTTGCTGGGGAGAAACGGTATGAATTGGTTAGGAATCTGTTCTTATCTGGGCTGGAGAATGTGGACCCGGGTGCTAAGGTTACCTCCATTCATCAATGTGTGCGGAATGGACCCTTGGATAAAGCGCGTTCAGAGGTTTTTGCGAAGCAAGTAGAGATCAAGAAACAAGCTAGAGGGGAATGTAATATGGTTTTTGCGTGGTATGGGGCGTCACCCCAGGGTGTGGAGAGCATTTTGATGCATGGTTTTGGAATCCCTGGCAAGCTGTCTCGCTCCGCCGGTCATGGCATTGGAATTCACTTGTCGCCTGTACGATCGCCCCAAAATAG TGCAATGTTGGCGGAGGTGGATGAGAATGGTGAGAAACATGTCATATTGTGTAGAGTGATATTGGGTAGATGCGAGAAGGTTGAAGCAGGGTCGCTTCAGTCGTATCCATCAAGTGCGGAATATGATACTGGTGTTGACGATTTAAACAGTCCTAGGTGGTATACAGTGTGGCATGGAAACATGAACACTCATATTCTACCAGAATGTGTGGTCAGCTACCGGCCTGTAAATAGAAATG GCTATGTTAATAATCGTGTTCCCAAGCATGGGGCTCCTCATCCGTCGACATTTATTGCTAAGCTATTGAACAAGGTGAGAGGTTCGCTTGCGTTGCCACAGTTTGGCGAATTGCAAACGTCATGGGAGTTGTGTAAG gaagggaAGTTGGGAAAAGAGCATTTCATGAAAAAAATACGATTACTTGTTGGAGATGATGTGCTGCGCTCTGCAATTCAAGAAATTCGTGGCTGA